The sequence AGTGAATCACTCTTAGGAAAGAAAGAACCCGTGTGCATTATTGCTTTAAGCCATTCATGGTGTTGTTTATCAAGGAAGATACAAAATCAGAATCTTTGTTTTTAGTGAGACAGTTGAGAGACCTTCCTATTTTAAATTCACCCTGTTTTTGAGCATTTCCCCTGGTATGCTTCTTGAAAATGTAATCAATTGAATTCTGAGCCATCTCTCTTAAGCGAGTCCCAGCCACTCTGGAGAGAAAGGACCATAGGCAGGCAAGAAGGATATACAAATTAACTCTCAAATTGGGTAGCAGAAGCGTCTCACTACATCTTTATGAGTTAGTGTTCTTAATCCCTTGCTTACACTTGAAGAAACTGCTGGTTAGAGAACTTTAATAAATcagaatacaagaaaaataatatttattctgtgtatgtgtattgcTAACAACAGGCTTCTTTCTGTCACACCTCCGTAGAGAAAAAGACTCTTCTGCTTCTTAGCTGTTTGGGATTTCAATGGCCTGATCAcacttttgctgttgtttttaaagaccTGTATCACTGACCATCAGTGTAAGAATCATCATGTGTGTTCTTTACAAATGTGAAATCTTACATTGTTTAATTTACTGGGTCTGTATCTGAGACTGGGTCTGGTAATCTGTATTTAGAAAGCATTTCATCATGCTGATTATACACAGGCAATGTTGAAAAACACTACCCCAGCTGGGGTGGCAGCGAGGGAGTCAGGAAAAAGCAGATAAAGAGAGTCTCCAATATCCCTTCTCTGTAGGGCCATCACAATGGGTGAAGAAGCAAGCAGGAAGCTTCTTTTCTCCGACTTTGCCCTGAATGGATGGGGTCTGCCTTCTAGAAAAGGGAGCTGTTTTAAAATCGTATCTAACTAGTGCCTTCCCCAAATGCTTCTACATGAAAGTGTCATGGTGCTTAATTCGGTCTTTGTCAACCAACCACAACTACAAAGGAAATTACTGTTTAAAAGTTATAGCTTTGCTTTTTATGGCTTAAGAGCATATGACTTTGGACAGAGATAAATTAAAGGCTTTTAAAGATATAGACTGTCAGCTGACAAGATGTTTTCCCTAAGTGATATGGAGACAAAATTCATGTAAGTCTATAACGTTCTCTCTAAAAGAGAATTTATGGCACATTCTCTACTACCTACTTGAGAGTAGGTTTCAAAAGATCAATGGTGACTTTTTATAGATAGGGCCAggaaaaatttagttttatttcttctatattctagttttattgaagaaaaatagattttttaagttcattccaAGAAATGGCCTGAGAGTAGAGTCACAGCTTAGGGAACTTACTTTTATGTAGAAAAGACATGATAATCAAAACTATACAGTGTATCTAATCTAAAATATATCTCACACCTCTGCCAGTCAACTCAATCTTTACTGATAATGCTCTTTTGGTGATAAGCTATTTTACCATAAGGTAGAGTTCACTAAAAATGTTATGTTAAAACATAGTATGATTTAGAGAgatgtttcctttgttttagaCACAACTGAGGCTATATACGCACTCCTATGGGTTTTAAGTATGTTTTTCATGTTTGCTCCCAGACTTATGCTTTATTGTTAACTGGATAAATAAGTTacttcttataaattattttctctattatttcccATTGTAAAGAATCATGGATATCCATAAAACAGAAAACCTGGATTCTGTTATTGCAAACATATTGGCTTCAAGATACATTGATTTTCTAAAgtctcattttcagtttcttatttaACAGAATATCATTGCATATAAATCAGTAAAACCAACAGCAActgaaataatgttaaatatcCAAGGAAGTTGTGAGATTTAAGAATTCTGATATTGTGACttacataaaatgtatatttggtcattcagatgaccaaaatatattcctcatatatattttatctttgccCATGTTTGTTGGCTCACAGCtcctaaaatatttagttttcctTTCATAAGAACAATAAAGTTGTCCCTTATTATAACagagtgacttttggaaagcactttGATAACCCAAGGATGGAGACTGATTGCCAGgagaaccaaccatgtgattaaagggttggaggggcgcctgggtggcgcagtcggttaagcgtccgacttcagccaggtcacgatctcgcggtccgtgagttcgagccccgcgtcaggctctgggttgatggctcagagcctggagcctgtttccgattctgtgtctccctctctctctgcctctcccccgttcatgctgtgtctctctctgtcccaaaaataaataaacgttgaaaaaaaaaaatttaaagggttGGAGTATTCAATGCCCCCTTCCTACCTCCAGGGAGTTAAGAGGGGCTGGTAATGGAGTTCAATTGCCAACGGTCAGTGATTTAAtcaatactgtgtgtgtgtagaaagcctccataaaatcgCAAAACagtggggttcagagagcttctggacTGGTGAATttgtggagatttggggagagtggtGCTCCTGGAGAGGATATGGTggccctctgcccttcccatacACCTTGCCCTGTGCATCTCTTCTATCAGGCTATTCCTGAGTTACATCCTcgtataataaactggtaatctagcgAGTAAACAGGGTTCCTGATTTCTATAAGtctctctagcaaattaattgtaCCCAAGGAGGGGGTCTTAGGAACCTCTGATTTGTAGCCAATTGATCAGAAGTACAGGTGATGACCTGGGTTTATGCCTGGCATCCGAAGCACCGGGGTGCTGGGGTCTTGTAAAACTGAACCCTTAATCTGTGAAATCTGATACTGTCTCTAGGCAGACAGCATCAAAATGGAGTTGGATTGTAGGACACTCAGTTGGTGTCCAGAGAATCACTTAGTAAAGGGAATCCCCTCCCGCAACGTGAACTGAAATTCAGATCTGCACACTTTTAAGTACATACTGTAAGATGTGTTtcaaagatgtttgcaaatggaTGCTAGAAGCAGACAATTTATTTAGTGAAAAACTCTATTCAACATAAGTAAAATATTGCAGGTTAaagatggttttaaaatttttatctattgTTTTATATATGAGAGGTATGAATTCCAAAAGAAAGCACAGTGATGCCATTTGCCgtgttttattttgctattagCTTGTTAAACATAACATgcaaatgattaaaaagaaacatacacaTGACTTAgagtaaaaaataattctagaaaagaaaagtttcattAGGTAACCATATAAATCCTTAATACCAAAAATATCACTTTATGTGTATGGGGCTTCAAGGATTTGGTCTAGTATTTTGCAAAATCATCGGCCTCAAAATTTACCACCTATTTTTCAGCTAAACCAATCTGAACATTGAAATTTGGTTCAAGACACCAAACATCCATATGTGGGTAGCCCATGCTTTTTGGCACATTGAGTTGATTTAGGAATTATAATGCTGGGCTGACTTCCATGTAACCAGTAGAAGATTCTGCACATCATTTGACAGTAGAGATGTAGAAAAtactaaatttacaaataaagcaTAAGTTTtttgtctatgtgtgtgtctgtgtctgtgctcATGATGAAATAGGCCTGCCTTTCAtcttttcttgtaaaaaaaaaaaaggagtaaaatgtttacaaaacatttccttcagaatttaaaattcatGGAAGTAAAAACAGCGACAAAAATGAATACTATCAAAATTGACACACACAAATGTAACCATAAAATGTTGCTCCGGGATCCACCTCAATAGAATTGGAATTCGTAGATATTAATTAACGGTGATTTCATTTGCTACACGTAGACATTCATACATATCGGGGGGCAGACTGGTGTGCGTGAGACGGTTGCCATCCAAACGCAAATGCTTGATCTTGGAGTAGGATAATGGTCCCAGGATCTTACAGAAGCTCTTTACTTCGAACTCTGGAaattaaagaatagaaaatgtcCATTACTTTTTTAGTACATGGACTTGAACTGATCACTTAAAAAATGCTCCAATCCATAATAATGTCTATTAAAAGTCCTTCCCACCTACTTGATAGATCTTTGAATTTGGAATTGCTACAGGAGTGTTTCAGGCTACCAAGTGACACAACAATACTTAACAATGAATGCTTATAGTAGAGGgttacctgagtggctcagctggctaagcttTTGACTCTTAAggtctcggctcaggttgtgatctcattttgagtttcagccctgcatctggctctgtgctgacagcgtggagcctacttgggattctctctctacctctctctctgcaccacccctgctcatgctgtctctgtctctcctacaataaataacaaaattggggcgcctgggtggcccagtcggttaagggtctgaccttggctcaggtcagggtctcattgttcgtgggtttgagccccacattgggctctgtgctgacagctcagagcctggaacctgcttcccattctgtgtctccttctctgtcttcctctcccctgttcgtacactctctctctgtctctcaaaaatgaataaatattttaaagaattaaaactaaataaacaataaaataaaaaataaaaaatattaagaatacttATGGCAGATCAGGACATTCAGTTGAATGTTTGAGAGAATAGAACTCATTATCCTATCTGCATTTAGAAACACTGGATTTTAAAAGCCATTCAATTAATCTGTCATATTATCTGAGCACTCTTTTGAAATGTTTAGTCTAGCTGAAGAAATCTAAGATTGGTGCTGTTGTGTGAGCAATCTCGCCAATATAAACATCTTGGGTTTTGCATCTTAAAATAAGAGACTAGATGACCTCTGAAGAGTTTTCCAACAACCACCCTTCATGACAAGAATTCAAAActccaaaaccaaaagcaaatcaTAGAATGTCCATGATCTAGAGCTCGTGTCCTTTTCTTCTGTGGAAGAAAAGCTGccacaaatgaaaaactgatttAGTTTTGAGTAGAAACTGAGGCTGCTTTTAGATTGCATGACCTAGGTGTGTACATAGAAACTGCTTATGTTTGCTCAAGTCCACTTCAGATTGACTTATCTGGTCCCCtgtgttgttattttctttcattcttaaattCTAGTGAACAGTGACTTCAGTGGGGCTCAACACACTGTTCTCTCCATTAAGATGTTGTCTTTAACTCATCAGTCAAATTTCAGGGATCTTATGGCACCTATCTCTAAGAAAGCATGGAGGAATGGAAAAAAACATGGGTTTAGGCCAATACTACTTTTCTATCTCTGCCATTGATCCTCTGGGTGACTTTGGAACATTTATCTGATCTTCTTATTAGCTATAACATATCTTTCACACTGTGTTACATGAAGACTGGAGTGATTTTGGTATGGAAGCCACTTCGCCCACAGTACTGCACACTATATGTGCCGAATAACTATTGATGTCCTTTTAAGTTTGCCCTCTTTTCCAAGTTAGGAAAATCTGTGACTGGGTTGAGCTTAAAGTTGCAAGCTTGAAATAGGACAATACTCTTTGACCATATATTTCCTAATATTAGAAAAACATGAAGGGGCTCTTTGTATCTTAAGAGAATGTGGACAATTGCTATCCATAATTATTATGTAGCAAAATAAGTTGAATTGCAAACATGCAAAGTCAAACAACAAGAATACTTGAAATGGATATACCTAAATGTCAAGGATGAGAAAGGAATAAGAGTAACTAAACACTCACATTCAAATGGCAGTTGTGTGTGGTTTCAAGCTCAGCTTGACACTGAGGGACCACTGGCATTTCTTCCACGGACCACCTTTCTCATCTCCtatatcatttcttccttcttgtaATCATCCTGGTCTTTGTACTTCCAGATTTTCCTGCATCTGTGTGTCTTCCCTTTCTTGTCTCAGAGTATGAGGTAGCCCCACTCACATGGATAGACCTCCACCAACCAAATCTAATGGGTTTCTTCAACCCTTAAGTATCTTAAATCCCATTAGCGTTTTGGGATGTCTGAATATCCTTCCTCCTGAccacaaatgtttataatatggGACCATATATTGCTACAGAGTGAATTTTCCACTAGAAATTTCTGTAAGGGTTCAGCTATGATCGTTTTCTCTATATTGTATGACAAGCAAGATTTCCAGACACAAGAAAGGATATGTGGCATTTCAGATCTGGCAGTCATGGTCTCCCTCTTGAAAACACCCCAACCCTACTAGGGGTTACACAAAATTGTTGCAGAATCACAAAGTAGCATATTAATAAGTCATACTGTAATTTTTTGGATGGAAATGTCAATATCcttatccaaaatgacaaaagaacCAACTTTCATGGCATAAAGATGTTCAGTTTCAATAGATTACTTCGCAGATATAATTGCTTTATAAGTAAATCAACGGTTCCCACCTGGCTTTTGATTTAAACAACTTTGTCTGTGAACTGTAGGTTATCTCTGCTGCCACCTTTGTTAAAGAATAAGATGGAGTGTGGTGAATTTCAATTTCCCACCCGAATCTGTATGGCTTTAATCGATAAATGTCCCAAAAGACCTAAAGAATACATGAACAGCCCAAGTGGATCAGGTCAAACTCCTACCCAGAAGATAAATACAAAGTATACAATGgcagcaggagaaaggaaggagaaattggAAAAATCAAACGAGGTTAAGTGTTGTGTATAAAAGGAGCTCTTTCATACTATTAAAAAAGATTCTGAACCCTCATCGATTTCCTTAactcttcaaagaaaaattttaatgtttatttatctttgagagagagagagagagagagagagagaacgcaagcagaggagaggcagagagacagagacacagaatccgaagcaagctccaggctcggagctgtgagtacagagagtgatgcgggacttgaactcatgaaccacgaatcatacctgagccaaagtcagacacttaaccaaatgagccacccagttgctcctATTCCTTCCCTCCTTAATCTTCCTCACCATCTTCAAAATAACACTGTGAAGACCACACACACCATGACACAGATGACAGAGATAGATGATGGTCCATAAGAGCAGCGTAATATGTGGAGTCCCAAGTAAAGATGTCAGAGGAGACCACGAATATATGTGAACTGCTCTGGAGATAAGCAGGAGGGACATTTGAAAGCTTCTGCTAGCCATCCCTTTTCTGGACTTGTTTGTTCCTCCTCCAGCTAGACCTTGCCAAGAAATAAATGTCGGACAGAAATCTAAATCATGACAGAGGCAAGTGATAACATATCAAGAGCTAACACAGCAGGATGAATTAgctcaaaatattaaatttgaagaaatttgtATTCAAGTCCTATGAGCTTAATGGTTTCTGATCTGGGCACTCCAAAGAAAGGCCAAACATTGAACAAATAACTGAGCTAGAATTCTTCTATATTTGAATTAGAGGGATAGATATTTTATTggcatgtttattcatttttgttaatgGAGCCAGAGACCATATTTACTTGCACAGTTCAGGCATGTAAAAACTTGAGGACACCTCAGTCACGTACAGGCACAGCTTTCTACTTACTTTCGAGTTCATTGACCTCCAGGTAATAGTTTTCAAGGTTCTCGTTGACAGTCGGTATGTTTTTAAGCTTATTATAGGAGAGATCCAGCTCAAGCAGGGatgatacattaaaagaatttccaGGTACTCCACTATCAGCCAGTTCATTGTGAGATAAACGTAGATACTGCAGCCCACTAAAACGCTTGAAATACTCATCAGGGATGTTGCTGATCTTATTGTTGTCCAAGTAGAGAGTTAGAAGAGATGCTGGGAGACCAGAGGGCAGTTTGGCCATCTGGTTGAAGCTCAAGTCAAGGTACTCGAGGGACTTAAGACCTTTAAAAGCAGCTGAAACAGCATCCTCTTTCAGTTGATTGTGTTGGAGGTGGACGAAGGTCAGGTTTACCAGTCCATCGAAGGAGCCAAGCTTCGTTATCTTGTTGTGCGTAAGCTGGAGATCCACCAGGGACTTGGGGAGTGGGCCCACAGACTCCGTAAGGTTGTTGTAATTTATATGCAGCTTCTTAAGTTGTTTCAGTTTAgagaaaatttttccttttatcttggAATTTTCTAGAAGGTTATGATCTAGAATGAGCCACTGCAGATCAGTGACGTTTTCAAAGGCCTTTTCATCAATATGGTCGATCTGGTTATTCCTAAGGTAGAGATACTTGATTCCAGGAGGCACCATCGGCACACTTTTCAATTTCAGCTCATCGCAGTACATGGCTGTTGGATAGCTTTCAGGGCAGTTACATTCTGGTGCACAGTTTGGTGATGATCGCCCATAAATCGATAGAGGGAAATCATAATCGTCATAGTAATAACCGCTGGCACCACCAGTTAATGCCAAGAGGAGAATAAACACACCTAGATTCATGTTTGGCAAATGCTTTGACTcctaaataaagtgaaaacatattattataaaatagtacACTTTCAGGAAAAGGATATTGGATTTGCAATGTTAAATGCATCagcaaatgtgtattttattattttatagtttgtttgtttttttttagagcatCTAATGATgtctttttaatctg is a genomic window of Acinonyx jubatus isolate Ajub_Pintada_27869175 chromosome B4, VMU_Ajub_asm_v1.0, whole genome shotgun sequence containing:
- the LUM gene encoding lumican, whose protein sequence is MNLGVFILLLALTGGASGYYYDDYDFPLSIYGRSSPNCAPECNCPESYPTAMYCDELKLKSVPMVPPGIKYLYLRNNQIDHIDEKAFENVTDLQWLILDHNLLENSKIKGKIFSKLKQLKKLHINYNNLTESVGPLPKSLVDLQLTHNKITKLGSFDGLVNLTFVHLQHNQLKEDAVSAAFKGLKSLEYLDLSFNQMAKLPSGLPASLLTLYLDNNKISNIPDEYFKRFSGLQYLRLSHNELADSGVPGNSFNVSSLLELDLSYNKLKNIPTVNENLENYYLEVNELEKFEVKSFCKILGPLSYSKIKHLRLDGNRLTHTSLPPDMYECLRVANEITVN